In the Pectinatus sottacetonis genome, AACTCACTGGGATCTACATGGGGAAATAATCCATTTAAAGTGTGACATGAATAAGATGCTGCAGCATAGTAAGAAGGTTTATATTTTTCCGGTAAAAATTTGCCGAGTGATAGAGTCATTGGATTACAGAAGAAAAATGTTCCAATAACAGGTAAAAGTATATAACGTGAAAAAACATTGCCAGCGCATAAATGAGCAAACTTTTCTACTTTTTCTGTTCCGACAAAGCGAATTATAGCATTCATAGCAACTAGTAAACAGATCAAAGTAGGTACGATACCTGAAACTAAACTGACAAAAGTCTGCCCTCCTTTATTGAACATACCGATGAATCCCTGGGCCAGCCATACTAAAGTGTCCATAAAATTACTCCTTTTCATAAATTTGGTCAATGATAGATAGGTGGAAGAATTAATTTGGGTAAAAGCAGCAGATTTTGGAGATGTTTTGTTGGGAATGAAGTTTTATTTACAGCTGTATAACAGGAAAAGGCATACATTTTAATAAATAATTATAGGATATTTAGAAATAATGATCTTTTGTATTATTAATAAAATATATCAGCTGATTTCACAGCTTCAACCAGTATATACCACTACAATAGTTATACCTGAGTATCAGTGCAGAGTCCTTTTTCTGAAACATTTGTCATATATTGATTATAATCATTGACAGCCGATAAAACTGCATGGGAAGTTTGTTTGTTGAATCTGGCACAATAGTTTTTATCTATGTCAGTCAAAATCAAATTATTCAACAGATTAAAGTCCCTGAAGTGAGCAAACACAGTCAGCCCTTCTAATTTTCTTCCGCAGATTATTCGGCAATTATCATCAATACACAGTAGTATAAAAATGCCAGCATGAAATTTTCCTTTGCTCCTGCCAATGGCAACACGGCTGATCCGCCGCATTTTTTTTAATTCCCGGTAAAAGGTTTTCATTTGGTAAATATTAAAAACTGCCTGCAATGCCCATGCTAAGATACCTGCTATTATTAAAATTAATAACATAATTCTTCTCCTTTATTATTTAACAATCACATATGTGATTGTTAATATCATTTGTTACGATGTACATATGATAAGATAATTTTTATTAAAAGTCAATAGATAAAATTAAAAAATATTAAATAGTTTACATTTTTTATAATTTTATAATAAATTAAGTTGTAAAATAAATATGTCTTTACAATATTAC is a window encoding:
- the srlA gene encoding PTS glucitol/sorbitol transporter subunit IIC, which encodes MDTLVWLAQGFIGMFNKGGQTFVSLVSGIVPTLICLLVAMNAIIRFVGTEKVEKFAHLCAGNVFSRYILLPVIGTFFFCNPMTLSLGKFLPEKYKPSYYAAASYSCHTLNGLFPHVDPSELFVFLGIAHGVTSLGLSTVDLALRYFLIGILINFIRGVVTDLTTIYVSRQQNIKLSSELKSLR
- a CDS encoding transcriptional regulator GutM codes for the protein MLLILIIAGILAWALQAVFNIYQMKTFYRELKKMRRISRVAIGRSKGKFHAGIFILLCIDDNCRIICGRKLEGLTVFAHFRDFNLLNNLILTDIDKNYCARFNKQTSHAVLSAVNDYNQYMTNVSEKGLCTDTQV